The following coding sequences are from one Solea solea chromosome 11, fSolSol10.1, whole genome shotgun sequence window:
- the ralgapb gene encoding ral GTPase-activating protein subunit beta isoform X1, protein MYSEWRSLQLVVQSDQGHLSVLHTYPTSVGTEVANAVVKPLGTAVSPVATENILKTDKEVKWTMEVLCYGLTLPLEGDTVKLCVDVYTDWMMALVSPRDSMPQPVVKEPNMYIQTILKHLYNVFVPRPEQHSPNHIRLCQQVLTAVQKLARESISMDRETWEVLLLFLLRINDTLLAPPTVGVGVAEKLAEKLMAVLFEVWLLACARCFPTPPYWKTAREMLANWRHHPPVVEQWSRVACALTSRLLRFTHGPSFPPFKVPDEDATLIPLEMDSDCVAQTWYRFLHMLSNPVDLSNPAIVSTTPKFQEQFLNSSGIPHEVVLHPCLKQLPQIFFRAMRGVSCLVDAFLGVSIAKRDVRERVFSFCPVLLSHGISRPRADSAPPTPVNRMSMSPPPSITNTTPPHSRKQRHTVVTKTTSKSSTGSGSQPTKASQQQQQQQQTSSSPTLLSSPNQSSWESRPLPAPARPKVNSILNLFGQWLFDAALVHCKLHSGLSRDPSMTASFIQILLSYKSSIATQVNLELRRKGSQMSNDSMVSNPMFDTNEFPESYEAGRAEACGTLCRIFCSKKTGEEILPVYLSRFYMVLIQGLQISDFICRPVLASIILNSSSLFCTDLKGINVVVPYFIAALETIVPDRELSKFKIYVNPTDLRRASINILLAMLPLPHHFGNIKSEVLLEGKFNEEDGWPHDQPVSFLSLRLRLVNVLIGALQTETDPTNTQLILGAMLNIVQDSALLESIGAQTETGSIDGSHITLRSQSHSRTNSGISFTSGGSTEATSPDSERPAQALLRDYALPDTAAGLLVRSIHLVTQRLNSQWKQDMSISLAALELLAGLAKVKVGVDSADRKRAVSSICRYIVYQCSRPAPLQSRDLHSMIVAAFQFLCVWLTEHPDMLDEKDCLVEVLEIVELGISGSKSRQEQEIRHKGEKEHNPASMRVKDAAEATLSCIMQVLGAFPSPSGPASTCSLLNEDTLIRYARLSATGASNFRYFVLDNSVILAMLEQPLGNEQNPCPSVTVLIRGTAGRHAWTMQLFHQPRGARANQRQVFVPESRPMPNNDVGIKYNVKQRPFPEEVDKIPLVKADVSIPDLDDIVSKEVCFLGWQDDSRATNTLMSNFPHLEIQHDRLRILMTKQIEYETSLERQSEEIWKSKSFPDPQTDCKPPPPSQEFQTARLFLSHFGFLSLEALKEPNNSRLPPHLIGLESSLPGFFDDISYLDLLPCRPFDTVFIFYVRAGQKNSHEILRNVESSTSVQPHFLEFLLSLGWPVDVGRHPGWTGHLDTSWSLNSCSDSSDIQQTEEAATPEDTGGSVFNGEKKVLYYADALTEIAFVVPSLTENSEESSVHSDSTVEADTNTDIMPALLKQPNLTLELFPNHSENLESAKKLSPLVKTKRSSTGKSFPALGPETKVFVVWVERFDDIENFPLSDLLAETSTGLEASMSNSTSCRSGLLEKDVPLIFIHPLKTGLFRIRLHGAVGKFGMVIPLVDGMVVSRRALGFLVRQTVINVCRRKRLESDLYNPPHVRRKQKITEIVQRYRNKQLEPEFYTSLFHEVGEGKPHL, encoded by the exons ATGTACTCCGAGTGGCGCTCACTGCAGCTGGTGGTGCAGAGTGACCAGGGCCACCTCAGTGTCCTGCACACCTATCCCACCAGTGTGGGCACAGAGGTAGCAAATGCAGTGGTCAAGCCTCTTGGTACTGCTGTGAGCCCTGTTGCCACAGAGAATATCCTCAAGACAGACAAGGAG GTGAAGTGGACCATGGAAGTGCTGTGTTATGGCCTCACTCTCCCCCTAGAGGGGGACACTGTCAAGCTGTGTGTAGATGTGTATACAGACTGGATGATGGCTCTGGTGTCACCCAGAGACTCCATGCCGCAACCTGTGGTTAAGGAGCCCAATATGTACATTCAAACCATACTCAAACATCTTTACAACGTGTTTGTACCAAG ACCTGAGCAGCATAGTCCAAACCATATCAGACTTTGCCAGCAGGTTCTAACTGCAGTCCAGAAACTGGCTCGAGAGTCTATTTCCATGGACCGGGAAACCTGGGAGGTGCTGCTTCTCTTCCTGCTTCGTATTAATGACACGTTGCTTGCCCCACCCACAGTTGGAG TCGGGGTGGCAGAAAAACTGGCAGAAAAATTGATGGCAGTACTGTTTGAAGTGTGGCTGCTGGCATGTGCTCGCTGTTTTCCCACACCACCTTATTGGAAGACAGCAAGAGAGATGCTGGCCAACTGGAGACACCACCCACCTGTTGTAGAGCAGTGGAGCAGAGTGGCCTGTGCCCTGACCTCCAG GCTTCTGCGCTTCACCCATGGACCATCTTTCCCACCCTTTAAAGTTCCTGATGAGGATGCCACCCTGATTCCTTTGGAGATGGACAGTGATTGTGTGGCACAGACCTGGTATCGCTTTCTCCACATGCTTAG taaccCAGTGGACCTGAGCAACCCTGCAATAGTGAGCACCACTCCAAAGTTTCAGGAACAGTTTCTTAACTCCAGTGGTATCCCTCATGAAGTGGTACTGCATCCATGTTTGAAACAACTACCACAGATCTTCTTCAGGGCAATGAGGGGTGTTAGCTGCCTCGTAGATGCCTTCTTGG GTGTCTCTATTGCAAAGAGAGATGTACGGGAGAGGGTGTTCTCTTTTTGCCCTGTGCTGCTCTCTCATG GTATATCGCGTCCCAGAGCTGACAGTGCCCCGCCCACTCCAGTCAACAGAATGAGCATGTCTCCGCCCCCCTCCATCACCAACACCACGCCTCCTCACAGCCGCAAGCAGCGACACACAGTGGTCACTAAAACCACAAGCAAGAGTTCAACT GGCAGTGGTAGTCAACCAACCAAAGCAtcccagcagcaacagcagcagcagcaaacttcTTCCTCCCCAACGCTGCTTTCCAGCCCCAATCAGAGCAGCTGGGAGTCTCGGCCTCTGCCAGCCCCGGCACGGCCGAAAGTCAACAGCATCCTCAATCTGTTCGGCCAGTGGCTTTTCGATGCTGCTCTGGTGCACTGTAAGCTCCACAGTGGCCTCAGCCGAGACCCTAGCATGACTG CCTCTTTTATCCAAATTCTCCTTTCTTATAAATCTT CGATAGCCACTCAAGTAAATCTGGAGCTGAGACGGaaaggttctcaaatgtccaatGATTCCATGGTGTCTAATCCCATGTTTGACACCAATGAGTTCCCAGAGAGCTACGAGGCAGGACGTGCCGAGGCCTGTGGGACACTCTGCCGCATCTTCTGTAGCAAGAAAACTGGCGAAGAGATTCTACCTGTTTACCTGTCCAG GTTCTACATGGTGTTGATTCAGGGTCTCCAGATCTCAGATTTCATCTGTAGACCAGTTCTGGCTTCTATCATTCTcaactcttcctctctcttctgtACTGACCTGAAGGGCATCAATGTGGTTGTGCCCTATTTCATAGCTGCCTTGGAGACCATTGTACCAGACAG gGAGTTATCTAAATTCAAGATATATGTAAATCCTACTGACCTGAGGAGAGCCTCCATCAACATCCTACTTGCCATGTTGCCATTACCACATCACTTTGGCAACATCAAATCAGAG GTTCTGTTGGAGGGAAAGTTCAATGAGGAGGATGGATGGCCTCATGACCAGCCTGTGTCTTTCCTGTCCCTACGGCTACGTCTTGTCAATGTCCTAATAGGAGCACTGCAGACTGAGACTGACCCCACTAACACACAGCTCATCCTGG GTGCAATGCTCAATATTGTTCAAGACTCAGCACTGTTGGAGTCCATTGGTGCACAGACTGAAACA GGAAGTATAGACGGAAGCCACATCACATTGaggagtcagagtcacagtcgcACCAATAGTGGCATTAGTTTTACCAGTGGAGGCAGCACTGAGGCGACAAGCCCAGACTCTGAGCGCCCTGCCCAGGCCCTGCTACGAGACTACG CTCTTCCAGATACGGCGGCAGGCCTGTTGGTGCGCAGCATCCACCTGGTCACTCAGAGGCTCAACTCTCAGTGGAAGCAAGACATGAGCATTTCACTGGCTGCTCTGGAGCTGCTGGCTGGCCTAGCGAAG GTAAAGGTGGGAGTAGACTCAGCAGACCGTAAACGTGCCGTCAGCTCTATATGTAGGTACATTGTGTACCAGTGTAGCCGGCCTGCTCCTCTTCAATCCCGAGACCTCCACTCTATGATAGTAGCTGCCTTCcaattcctgtgtgtgtggctcacAGAACACCCTGACATGCTGGATGAGAAG GACTGTCTGGTAGAGGTGTTAGAAATTGTAGAGCTGGGAATCTCTGGTAGCAAGTCCCGACAGGAGCAGGAAATTCGACATAAAGGAGAAAAGGAGCACAATCCAGCTTCAATGAGAGTGAAGGACGCTGCTGAGGCCACTCTGTCCTG TATCATGCAGGTGTTGGGGGCCTTCCCTTCTCCCAGTGGACCCGCCTCCACCTGCAGCCTACTGAATGAAGACACCCTTATTCGCTATGCTAGACTGAGCGCTACAGGAGCCAGCAACTTCCGCTACTTTGTGCTAGACAACTCTGTAATCCTCGCCATGCTGGAGCAACCACTTGGCAATGAACAGA ACCCCTGTCCATCAGTGACAGTTTTAATCAGAGGCACTGCAGGCAGACATGCCTGGACCATGCAGCTTTTCCACCAACCCAGAGGAGCTCGAGCCAATCAGAGG CAGGTGTTTGTTCCTGAGAGCCGTCCAATGCCTAACAATGATGTGGGGATAAAATACAACGTCAAGCAGAGGCCTTTCCCGGAAGAGGTGGATAAGATTCCTCTTGTCAAAGCTGATGTCAGTATTCCTGACCTGGATGATATTGTCAGTAAAGAG gtgtgttttttgggcTGGCAGGATGATTCAAGAGCTACAAATACACTGATGAGTAATTTCCCACAC TTGGAAATTCAGCACGACCGGCTTCGGATTCTAATGACCAAGCAGATAGAGTATGAGACTTCGTTGGAGCGGCAAAGTGAGGAGATCTGGAAGTCCAAGTCTTTCCCTGACCCACAGACAGACTGCAAACCCCCGCCACCATCGCAGGAGTTCCAGACAGCACGACTTTTCCTCTCCCACTTTGGCTTTCTGTCTCTGGAGGCACTCAAG GAGCCCAACAACAGTCGTCTACCTCCGCATCTGATTGGCCTAGAGTCATCCTTGCCAGGGTTTTTTGATGACATCAGCTACCTGGACCTGCTTCCCTGTAGACCGTTTGACACCGTCTTTATTTTCTATGTGAGAGCTGGACAGAAAAACAGCCATGAG ATCCTGAGAAATGTGGAGTCGTCGACCAGCGTCCAGCCTCACTTTTTGGAGTTCCTGCTGTCCTTGGGCTGGCCTGTGGACGTGGGACGTCACCCAGGGTGGACGGGACACCTAGATACCAGCTGGTCCCTCAACTCTTGCTCGGACAGCAGTGACATACAACAGACAG aggAAGCAGCCACTCCTGAAGACACAGGAGGTTCAGTGTTCAATGGGGAGAAGAAAGTTCTATATTACGCTGACGCTCTAACAGAGATTGCCTTCGTTGTTCCGTCTTTGACAGAAAACTCTG AGGAGTCGTCGGTACACAGTGACTCCACAGTGGAGGCAGATACCAACACAGATATCATGCCTGCTTTACTCAAACAACCCAACCTCACACTGGAGCTGTTCCCTAACCATTCAGAAAACCTGGAGTCTGCTAAGAAG CTGAGTCCTTTGGTGAAAACAAAGAGGTCATCAACTGGAAAGTCTTTCCCAGCACTGGGTCCTGAGACAAAAGTGTTTGTGGTCTGGGTGGAGCGCTTTGATGATATTG agAACTTCCCGTTGTCTGATCTCTTGGCGGAAACCAGCACAGGCTTGGAGGCTAGCATGAGCAACAGCACTTCCTGCAG GTCAGGGTTACTAGAGAAGGATGTTCCTCTGATCTTCATCCATCCTCTGAAGACGGGACTCTTCAGGATCCGGCTGCATGGAGCCGTGGGCAAATTTGGCATGGTGATTCCCCTGGTGGACGGCATGGTGGTCAGCCGCAGAGCTCTTG GTTTTCTCGTGCGTCAAACAGTTATCAACGTGTGCCGACGGAAGCGTCTGGAAAGTGACTTGTACAACCCGCCTCACGTGAGGCGGAAGCAGAAAATCACTGAGATCGTCCAGCGTTACCGCAACAAGCAGCTGGAGCCGGAGTTTTACACCTCGCTCTTCCATGAGGTGGGGGAGGGAAAGCCTCACCTCTAA
- the ralgapb gene encoding ral GTPase-activating protein subunit beta isoform X5, protein MYSEWRSLQLVVQSDQGHLSVLHTYPTSVGTEVANAVVKPLGTAVSPVATENILKTDKEVKWTMEVLCYGLTLPLEGDTVKLCVDVYTDWMMALVSPRDSMPQPVVKEPNMYIQTILKHLYNVFVPRPEQHSPNHIRLCQQVLTAVQKLARESISMDRETWEVLLLFLLRINDTLLAPPTVGVGVAEKLAEKLMAVLFEVWLLACARCFPTPPYWKTAREMLANWRHHPPVVEQWSRVACALTSRLLRFTHGPSFPPFKVPDEDATLIPLEMDSDCVAQTWYRFLHMLSNPVDLSNPAIVSTTPKFQEQFLNSSGIPHEVVLHPCLKQLPQIFFRAMRGVSCLVDAFLGVSIAKRDVRERVFSFCPVLLSHGISRPRADSAPPTPVNRMSMSPPPSITNTTPPHSRKQRHTVVTKTTSKSSTGSGSQPTKASQQQQQQQQTSSSPTLLSSPNQSSWESRPLPAPARPKVNSILNLFGQWLFDAALVHCKLHSGLSRDPSMTASFIQILLSYKSSIATQVNLELRRKGSQMSNDSMVSNPMFDTNEFPESYEAGRAEACGTLCRIFCSKKTGEEILPVYLSRFYMVLIQGLQISDFICRPVLASIILNSSSLFCTDLKGINVVVPYFIAALETIVPDRELSKFKIYVNPTDLRRASINILLAMLPLPHHFGNIKSEVLLEGKFNEEDGWPHDQPVSFLSLRLRLVNVLIGALQTETDPTNTQLILGAMLNIVQDSALLESIGAQTETGSIDGSHITLRSQSHSRTNSGISFTSGGSTEATSPDSERPAQALLRDYALPDTAAGLLVRSIHLVTQRLNSQWKQDMSISLAALELLAGLAKVKVGVDSADRKRAVSSICRYIVYQCSRPAPLQSRDLHSMIVAAFQFLCVWLTEHPDMLDEKDCLVEVLEIVELGISGSKSRQEQEIRHKGEKEHNPASMRVKDAAEATLSCIMQVLGAFPSPSGPASTCSLLNEDTLIRYARLSATGASNFRYFVLDNSVILAMLEQPLGNEQNPCPSVTVLIRGTAGRHAWTMQLFHQPRGARANQRQVFVPESRPMPNNDVGIKYNVKQRPFPEEVDKIPLVKADVSIPDLDDIVSKELEIQHDRLRILMTKQIEYETSLERQSEEIWKSKSFPDPQTDCKPPPPSQEFQTARLFLSHFGFLSLEALKEPNNSRLPPHLIGLESSLPGFFDDISYLDLLPCRPFDTVFIFYVRAGQKNSHEILRNVESSTSVQPHFLEFLLSLGWPVDVGRHPGWTGHLDTSWSLNSCSDSSDIQQTEEAATPEDTGGSVFNGEKKVLYYADALTEIAFVVPSLTENSEESSVHSDSTVEADTNTDIMPALLKQPNLTLELFPNHSENLESAKKLSPLVKTKRSSTGKSFPALGPETKVFVVWVERFDDIENFPLSDLLAETSTGLEASMSNSTSCRSGLLEKDVPLIFIHPLKTGLFRIRLHGAVGKFGMVIPLVDGMVVSRRALGFLVRQTVINVCRRKRLESDLYNPPHVRRKQKITEIVQRYRNKQLEPEFYTSLFHEVGEGKPHL, encoded by the exons ATGTACTCCGAGTGGCGCTCACTGCAGCTGGTGGTGCAGAGTGACCAGGGCCACCTCAGTGTCCTGCACACCTATCCCACCAGTGTGGGCACAGAGGTAGCAAATGCAGTGGTCAAGCCTCTTGGTACTGCTGTGAGCCCTGTTGCCACAGAGAATATCCTCAAGACAGACAAGGAG GTGAAGTGGACCATGGAAGTGCTGTGTTATGGCCTCACTCTCCCCCTAGAGGGGGACACTGTCAAGCTGTGTGTAGATGTGTATACAGACTGGATGATGGCTCTGGTGTCACCCAGAGACTCCATGCCGCAACCTGTGGTTAAGGAGCCCAATATGTACATTCAAACCATACTCAAACATCTTTACAACGTGTTTGTACCAAG ACCTGAGCAGCATAGTCCAAACCATATCAGACTTTGCCAGCAGGTTCTAACTGCAGTCCAGAAACTGGCTCGAGAGTCTATTTCCATGGACCGGGAAACCTGGGAGGTGCTGCTTCTCTTCCTGCTTCGTATTAATGACACGTTGCTTGCCCCACCCACAGTTGGAG TCGGGGTGGCAGAAAAACTGGCAGAAAAATTGATGGCAGTACTGTTTGAAGTGTGGCTGCTGGCATGTGCTCGCTGTTTTCCCACACCACCTTATTGGAAGACAGCAAGAGAGATGCTGGCCAACTGGAGACACCACCCACCTGTTGTAGAGCAGTGGAGCAGAGTGGCCTGTGCCCTGACCTCCAG GCTTCTGCGCTTCACCCATGGACCATCTTTCCCACCCTTTAAAGTTCCTGATGAGGATGCCACCCTGATTCCTTTGGAGATGGACAGTGATTGTGTGGCACAGACCTGGTATCGCTTTCTCCACATGCTTAG taaccCAGTGGACCTGAGCAACCCTGCAATAGTGAGCACCACTCCAAAGTTTCAGGAACAGTTTCTTAACTCCAGTGGTATCCCTCATGAAGTGGTACTGCATCCATGTTTGAAACAACTACCACAGATCTTCTTCAGGGCAATGAGGGGTGTTAGCTGCCTCGTAGATGCCTTCTTGG GTGTCTCTATTGCAAAGAGAGATGTACGGGAGAGGGTGTTCTCTTTTTGCCCTGTGCTGCTCTCTCATG GTATATCGCGTCCCAGAGCTGACAGTGCCCCGCCCACTCCAGTCAACAGAATGAGCATGTCTCCGCCCCCCTCCATCACCAACACCACGCCTCCTCACAGCCGCAAGCAGCGACACACAGTGGTCACTAAAACCACAAGCAAGAGTTCAACT GGCAGTGGTAGTCAACCAACCAAAGCAtcccagcagcaacagcagcagcagcaaacttcTTCCTCCCCAACGCTGCTTTCCAGCCCCAATCAGAGCAGCTGGGAGTCTCGGCCTCTGCCAGCCCCGGCACGGCCGAAAGTCAACAGCATCCTCAATCTGTTCGGCCAGTGGCTTTTCGATGCTGCTCTGGTGCACTGTAAGCTCCACAGTGGCCTCAGCCGAGACCCTAGCATGACTG CCTCTTTTATCCAAATTCTCCTTTCTTATAAATCTT CGATAGCCACTCAAGTAAATCTGGAGCTGAGACGGaaaggttctcaaatgtccaatGATTCCATGGTGTCTAATCCCATGTTTGACACCAATGAGTTCCCAGAGAGCTACGAGGCAGGACGTGCCGAGGCCTGTGGGACACTCTGCCGCATCTTCTGTAGCAAGAAAACTGGCGAAGAGATTCTACCTGTTTACCTGTCCAG GTTCTACATGGTGTTGATTCAGGGTCTCCAGATCTCAGATTTCATCTGTAGACCAGTTCTGGCTTCTATCATTCTcaactcttcctctctcttctgtACTGACCTGAAGGGCATCAATGTGGTTGTGCCCTATTTCATAGCTGCCTTGGAGACCATTGTACCAGACAG gGAGTTATCTAAATTCAAGATATATGTAAATCCTACTGACCTGAGGAGAGCCTCCATCAACATCCTACTTGCCATGTTGCCATTACCACATCACTTTGGCAACATCAAATCAGAG GTTCTGTTGGAGGGAAAGTTCAATGAGGAGGATGGATGGCCTCATGACCAGCCTGTGTCTTTCCTGTCCCTACGGCTACGTCTTGTCAATGTCCTAATAGGAGCACTGCAGACTGAGACTGACCCCACTAACACACAGCTCATCCTGG GTGCAATGCTCAATATTGTTCAAGACTCAGCACTGTTGGAGTCCATTGGTGCACAGACTGAAACA GGAAGTATAGACGGAAGCCACATCACATTGaggagtcagagtcacagtcgcACCAATAGTGGCATTAGTTTTACCAGTGGAGGCAGCACTGAGGCGACAAGCCCAGACTCTGAGCGCCCTGCCCAGGCCCTGCTACGAGACTACG CTCTTCCAGATACGGCGGCAGGCCTGTTGGTGCGCAGCATCCACCTGGTCACTCAGAGGCTCAACTCTCAGTGGAAGCAAGACATGAGCATTTCACTGGCTGCTCTGGAGCTGCTGGCTGGCCTAGCGAAG GTAAAGGTGGGAGTAGACTCAGCAGACCGTAAACGTGCCGTCAGCTCTATATGTAGGTACATTGTGTACCAGTGTAGCCGGCCTGCTCCTCTTCAATCCCGAGACCTCCACTCTATGATAGTAGCTGCCTTCcaattcctgtgtgtgtggctcacAGAACACCCTGACATGCTGGATGAGAAG GACTGTCTGGTAGAGGTGTTAGAAATTGTAGAGCTGGGAATCTCTGGTAGCAAGTCCCGACAGGAGCAGGAAATTCGACATAAAGGAGAAAAGGAGCACAATCCAGCTTCAATGAGAGTGAAGGACGCTGCTGAGGCCACTCTGTCCTG TATCATGCAGGTGTTGGGGGCCTTCCCTTCTCCCAGTGGACCCGCCTCCACCTGCAGCCTACTGAATGAAGACACCCTTATTCGCTATGCTAGACTGAGCGCTACAGGAGCCAGCAACTTCCGCTACTTTGTGCTAGACAACTCTGTAATCCTCGCCATGCTGGAGCAACCACTTGGCAATGAACAGA ACCCCTGTCCATCAGTGACAGTTTTAATCAGAGGCACTGCAGGCAGACATGCCTGGACCATGCAGCTTTTCCACCAACCCAGAGGAGCTCGAGCCAATCAGAGG CAGGTGTTTGTTCCTGAGAGCCGTCCAATGCCTAACAATGATGTGGGGATAAAATACAACGTCAAGCAGAGGCCTTTCCCGGAAGAGGTGGATAAGATTCCTCTTGTCAAAGCTGATGTCAGTATTCCTGACCTGGATGATATTGTCAGTAAAGAG TTGGAAATTCAGCACGACCGGCTTCGGATTCTAATGACCAAGCAGATAGAGTATGAGACTTCGTTGGAGCGGCAAAGTGAGGAGATCTGGAAGTCCAAGTCTTTCCCTGACCCACAGACAGACTGCAAACCCCCGCCACCATCGCAGGAGTTCCAGACAGCACGACTTTTCCTCTCCCACTTTGGCTTTCTGTCTCTGGAGGCACTCAAG GAGCCCAACAACAGTCGTCTACCTCCGCATCTGATTGGCCTAGAGTCATCCTTGCCAGGGTTTTTTGATGACATCAGCTACCTGGACCTGCTTCCCTGTAGACCGTTTGACACCGTCTTTATTTTCTATGTGAGAGCTGGACAGAAAAACAGCCATGAG ATCCTGAGAAATGTGGAGTCGTCGACCAGCGTCCAGCCTCACTTTTTGGAGTTCCTGCTGTCCTTGGGCTGGCCTGTGGACGTGGGACGTCACCCAGGGTGGACGGGACACCTAGATACCAGCTGGTCCCTCAACTCTTGCTCGGACAGCAGTGACATACAACAGACAG aggAAGCAGCCACTCCTGAAGACACAGGAGGTTCAGTGTTCAATGGGGAGAAGAAAGTTCTATATTACGCTGACGCTCTAACAGAGATTGCCTTCGTTGTTCCGTCTTTGACAGAAAACTCTG AGGAGTCGTCGGTACACAGTGACTCCACAGTGGAGGCAGATACCAACACAGATATCATGCCTGCTTTACTCAAACAACCCAACCTCACACTGGAGCTGTTCCCTAACCATTCAGAAAACCTGGAGTCTGCTAAGAAG CTGAGTCCTTTGGTGAAAACAAAGAGGTCATCAACTGGAAAGTCTTTCCCAGCACTGGGTCCTGAGACAAAAGTGTTTGTGGTCTGGGTGGAGCGCTTTGATGATATTG agAACTTCCCGTTGTCTGATCTCTTGGCGGAAACCAGCACAGGCTTGGAGGCTAGCATGAGCAACAGCACTTCCTGCAG GTCAGGGTTACTAGAGAAGGATGTTCCTCTGATCTTCATCCATCCTCTGAAGACGGGACTCTTCAGGATCCGGCTGCATGGAGCCGTGGGCAAATTTGGCATGGTGATTCCCCTGGTGGACGGCATGGTGGTCAGCCGCAGAGCTCTTG GTTTTCTCGTGCGTCAAACAGTTATCAACGTGTGCCGACGGAAGCGTCTGGAAAGTGACTTGTACAACCCGCCTCACGTGAGGCGGAAGCAGAAAATCACTGAGATCGTCCAGCGTTACCGCAACAAGCAGCTGGAGCCGGAGTTTTACACCTCGCTCTTCCATGAGGTGGGGGAGGGAAAGCCTCACCTCTAA